One part of the Silene latifolia isolate original U9 population unplaced genomic scaffold, ASM4854445v1 scaffold_112, whole genome shotgun sequence genome encodes these proteins:
- the LOC141637438 gene encoding uncharacterized protein LOC141637438 translates to MRRVKEKLDGYYGLEVDSMGRSGGLAFLWRKEVDCTFLSASVHYMDFIIKEGGREWRVTGFYGWPAVSDRDLSWELLRVLKTQSVLPWVCLGDFNEILYSTEMKGGSRAQWQMNNFHAAVDDCGLRDIHWEGYQFTFDNGQAGDDNRQSMLDRAMCTDSWLDLFPYAKLIHLDREWSDHAPIKLVLDSRSSTEGPKKRFRFEQIWIGEEGWKKVSIGKIKWSIEQKRKMLVRLNAGDRTEAEVKKRKRIIAEIANLSKQEEQYWRQRSRALWLNDGDRNTKFFHNKAGERRRKNFIRSLIDDNGVERAGNEAVAIVANDYFIQLFTSSNPTNFEAVLQGLEGRVTDQMNAILRADYSPDEVMDALNQMHPLKAPGPDGMNGLFFQTYWHVVGPSVVDTVLSVLRGERSPAEINKTNIVLIPKKKAPDKIRDFRPISLCNVVYKLVSKVLANRLKLFLDKIVSENQSAFTPGRLIAQV, encoded by the exons ATGAGGAGGGTGAAGGAAAAGCTTGATGGGTATTATGGGTTGGAAGTTGATAGTATGGGAAGGTCGGGGGGTCTCGCGTTTTTGTGGCGGAAAGAAGTGGACTGCACCTTTTTGTCCGCTTCGGTACATTATATGGATTTTATTATTAAGGAAGGGGGAAGGGAGTGGAGGGTTACCGGGTTCTATGGGTGGCCGGCGGTCTCTGATCGCGACTTATCGTGGGAATTGTTACGTGTCTTGAAGACCCAGTCGGTGCTCCCGTGGGTTTGCTTGGGGGATTTTAATGAGATTCTATATTCGACTGAGATGAAGGGTGGCAGCAGAGCACAATGGCAGATGAATAATTTTCACGCTGCGGTGGATGATTGTGGGCTCCGTGATATTCATTGGGAAGGCTATCAGTTCACCTTCGATAATGGACAAGCGGGTGATGATAATAGACAGAGTATGTTGGACCGGGCGATGTGTACGGACTCATGGCTAGACTTATTCCCTTATGCGAAGCTGATACATCTCGATAGAGAATGGTCTGACCATGCCCCGATTAAGCTTGTCCTTGACTCAAGAAGCAGTACGGAGGGCCCGAAAAAGAGATTTAGGTTTGAACAAATCTGGATAGGGGAAGAG GGGTGGAAGAAGGTGAGCATAGGGAAGATTAAGTGGAGCATTGAACAAAAACGTAAGATGCTGGTACGCTTAAACGCAGGGGACAGAACTGAGGCCGAGGTTAAAAAGAGGAAGAGAATCATTGCGGAAATTGCGAATTTGAGTAAGCAAGAGGAACAGTACTGGAGACAGAGATCTAGAGCCTTGTGGTTGAATGACGGGGATCGTAACACGAAATTTTTTCATAATAAAGCGGGTGAGAGGAGGAGGAAAAATTTCATCAGGAGCCTCATTGATGACAACGGCGTGGAACGGGCTGGGAATGAAGCGGTTGCTATAGTAGCGAATGATTATTTTATACAGCTGTTTACTTCGTCGAATCCTACTAATTTTGAGGCAGTGCTGCAAGGGCTCGAAGGACGGGTAACTGATCAAATGAATGCGATCTTGCGGGCTGATTATAGTCCGGATGAGGTTATGGATGCGCTAAATCAAATGCACCCGCTAAAAGCTCCGGGTCCGGACGGGATGAACGGACTGTTCTTTCAAACCTACTGGCATGTTGTGGGTCCGAGTGTGGTGGACACGGTCCTCAGTGTTTTGAGGGGTGAGCGGTCTCCGGCTGAAATAAATAAGACTAATATCGTTTTAATTCCGAAGAAGAAAGCGCCGGATAAAATTCGAGATTTTAGGCCGATCAGCTTATGCAATGTCGTATATAAACTTGTATCCAAGGTCCTTGCGAACCGGCTGAAACTGTTCCTTGATAAAATTGTCTCTGAGAATCAGAGTGCCTTTACTCCGGGAAGATTAATTGCCCAAGTATGA